The genomic segment GATCGACATTAGATGCAGTGAGTATTCTTACATCAACACGAATCGATTGCTTCCCTCCAAGATGATAGACCTGCTTTTCTTCGATCGCTCTTAGCAGTTTTGCTTGAGCAGGCTCTGGAAGATTCGTGATCTCATCAAGAAATAGTGTTCCTTTATCAGCCTGTTCAAATTTTCCCATTTTTGCTGTTTCAGCACCGGTAAAAGCACCTTTTTCATAACCGAAAAGTTCACTCTCGATAAGACTTTCCGGAATAGCACCACAATCGATGGGTATAAATTCCTCGCACCTTCTATTGCTTTTTTTGTGTATAAGATGAGCTATTACTTCCTTTCCAGTACCGGTTTTTCCCTGAACGATAACACTCATATTAGTTGGAGCGATCATACTCACTTTCTTCAATACATCTTTGATCAGAAAAGAAGTACCCATTTCTTTTTCATATGTAATTTTCTCCTCCAGCTTTTCTCTTAGAACCTGCACTTCTTTTTTCAGTTGCTGCGAGCGAATAGCTTTTTGGATTGTTAATAAAAGTTCATCATTATCAAAAGGTTTTGTAATATAATCAAAAGCGCCCAACTTCATTGATTTGATCGCTCCCTTGATATCTCCGTACGCTGTTAGAATTATGATACAGCATTCATAATCCGGTATATCTTTCTTGACCTTTTCGAGTATTTTTATTCCGTTTATATCAGGGAGACGAATATCAAGCAAGACAATATTCGGTGCGTTGCTCTTTATGATCTGTAGCGCTTTTTTTCCCGTATCTGCAGTTAGTACTATATATCCTTCACTTTGCAAAATTACCTGAAGAGTATTTTGCAGTTCCTTATCGTCATCAACAACTAAAATCGTACTCATATTTTCTGCTCCCACAACTATAAGGATCGGTTGTCATGATGTACTGGCAGTGCAATCGCAAATGTTGTTCCTTTATTATAAGTACTCTTCACATTGACCTTTCCCCTGTGTGACTGGATTATCCTATGAGCTACAGACAGACCGAGTCCAACACCTTCTTTTTTGTTCGTGAAAAAAGGATTGAATATTTTATCGATGTTTTTCTTTGGAATTCCTCTACCTGTATCCTGGATAGCAATCGAAATAAAACCATCAACTTGTTTTACATTAATTGTCAAACAACCGCCTTTAGGCATCGCTTCAATTGAATTCATCACAATATTCATCATTGTTTGCTCGATCTGCTTCCCATCGATCTCAATTTTTGGAAGATTCTTTTCATAGCCGAATTGCAGGATCACTTGCTGATTTAGACGTTTTGCCTCGGTAAGTTTGCATACTCTCGATATAATATCAATTATTGAGATCTTGTCAATCTTCAGCTCGCGTGGTTTTGCGAAATCAAGAAGATCTTTAATTATTCCATTAGCTCTTTCAGAACTCCTCATGATCGCTTCCAGATTATTTCGCATCTGTTCATCCAACTTGAACTTTCTCATGCTATATTGAGAAAGTGCAGAGATGTTAGCCAGAGGATTTCTAATCTCATGTGCAATTCCTGCTGCCAGCACGCCAAGGTTTGCAAGGGTCTTTGTCTGGATCAATTCTTCCTGCGTTTGATGCAGAAGATTGCTCGTATTTTTCAACTCCTCTTCAGATAGTTTTCTCTTTGAAATATCTCTGATAGTGCCTATAAAACCTTTTCGTTCAACAATCTTGTCATCAAAAGATGTCGTATTGATTTCAACTGAGATAGTTTTACCTCCTTTTCGAATGATTTCTGTTTCAAAAAGAGGTAATTCTTCTCCCGAAAGTCTCTGCTTAAACCTTTCAAGTGCTTCTTCGATACGTTCGGAAGCTAATACCGAAGTAAAATGTTTTCCAATGTACTTTTCGCCATTTAAACCAGTGATCCTGTCAAATGCAGAGCTGATAAATGTAAACTTTCCTTTCTGATCAAGCGAAAAAATAATATCCATAACAGCTTCAGTTAAGAGGTGATATTTCTCCTCACTCTCCAAAACTTTTTTCTCCATCTTGAACTTATGGAAAGCGATCTCAAGAGCAATTCTCAATTCTTCGATTTTAAATGGTTTGGTTATGAAGCCATAAGGTTCACTCATTTTTGCTTTTTCAATAGTTTTTTCATCCGAGTGAGCAGTGAGATAGATGAGCGGTATTTTATATTTTTCTTTTATCTGTTTAGCCATCTCAATACCGTTGACATCACCTTCAAGGACGATATCAGCAAGAACGAAATCAGGATTCTTATCTTCGATGATCTGTATCGCTTCTGTGCTTGACGATGCTATATAGGTTTCGCTATATCCCAGATGACGAAGAATATTCTTTATGCTCGAAGCAATAAGACCTTCATCCTCAACAATTAAGATTGATTCCATAATATACTCCTAAATATTGTACATAACAGCACACCTTACAGTTATAGAAATTATTACACAAATAACATACTATCATGGCGCGAACTGGATGAGCACTAATATTTTTTTCCACCTACAATATATCATATTTAATTTTTTTGGTCAATTTCTTTTTTTATTAAAGATTTTTGATACTCTATGTTTACGCTGTTTACTTAAACTGTATCACTTCAGGACATGAAACACCAAAACCGGGCAAGTTTAAGTCTGGTTTACCTGACAAGGAAAGAGATATCTTACTTTTTCCATCAAGGTCTGGAAAATAAGTAAGCATAACCTGTACAGTTTTGAAAACAAGATCCTCATTTCGCATTCGCACTCCTGCACCAAAGCACATATAATGTTTATCTGTAAGAATATTGCTGTGCGCTGATCCTATAAATCCAATATCATAGAAACCGAAAAGAGCAAAATGAAATCCGATAAGATCCCATGGAGTATACGTAACGCTTTCGAAATTGATCACAAGCCGTTGCTGTCCCCGGGCTTCAGTATCATCAAATCCCCTAACATTTTCCAGGTTATGCAGATCAATCGTAAGATAATCGGGCTGATTCAATCCTTTCATATAGTCAATTTCTATGAAATTCCTTAGCCCGTAATCCCCAATTCTGTAATGTCTGGAAAATAGATGTGCATTAACAGCAAAAACACCTTCATCAAATTCCTTCCAGATCATTTTATTGAAATAACTGCCTATACCAAGTTGCATATAATAATACAGTGCTCTGTTGAAGATGAAGTTACCCTTGGATATCTGAAATCCAGTATAATATCTGCTTGCATATAATTCCGGATTCTCTATCCCGGCAATAAACTCGATCAAATGTCCATATGGTATATATTCGACATCTCCAAAGTCATAAATAAGATTACTTTTATAATATTTACTTCGCTGATGATTAAAGGAAAACAGTATTTCAGAACGATCATCAAACAAGGAACCGATCAAAGGATATTTATAATAATCATAGTGCGTTACTCGAATTAACTCAACAATATAGTCTGCTTTTGTCCGACCGAGTAGTTTCAACCGTTCCGCAACACCCACACAAAAATCCCCTTTCAAATATTCAAGAGGATGTTCCATCAGTGTGCTGTCATCAGGAGTATTGAGATAATACGTATTCACTTTTTCCAGACCGATCCCACCGGCAACATTGATTTTGGGAGGTATGAAATTTCGATTTAACACAAATCCATATCGCTCTTCATGTTCAGGATGATCATAGAACATCTCGCCTGTGATATACGTGTTGCCGATATGATAGATCTTGTAGAGTGCATCCTCAATATAAAACTCCTCTTCTCTGTCACGATCATATGCAACAGTGATACTGGCTTTGTGACCAAGTCCCACAATATTCAGGTCATATAATTCAAGGCTATACGAGTGAAATGATGATGCGCCCGGATTTCCCCCGAGAGGGAATTTATCCTTCGTGAGTACGAGCACATCTACATAATTCGGATTATTTGCGCAGACATAAACCTGGAAAAAGATCTCATTGATGTATGGAAGTTCGTATATGATCCTCTCGTTTTCAGCAAGTAAAGCAGGATCAATCCTATCTCCTTCTTTAAAAAGAAGCATATTTTTAATGACACGTATCCTGGTATCAACATGCATTTTATCTGCAATTCTTCTAGCCCATTGCACAATCTTGATCGAAGTGTCTGCTTCTTCCTGAAAAATTGGAATGTTCTCAATGTAAATATTACGTATAATTTTGTCTTTATATTTCAGGAATTGATATTCACTTTTCTGAAGTTTATATAATGGATCCTGGCTTTTTTGTCCTTTCTTGAAAGCAAGATTAAAGAGTGTTTTTGTTAATTCGGACTTATCAGCTTCCTCCTTGAGATCCACAAACATTTCATTGGTTGATGTCGTGTCTGTTTGAATATAAAAGGGAATAGAGTCGGTTATGACCAATGTCGTATCGTGAGGTGCTATCCATACAGAATCGCCAAAACATAACATATCTCCGGTTGTAAGATGTAATATGTAATCCCTGTAATCATCCTGAGAATAAAGTTGATGAACAACTCCAAGAAGAGTGAGAACACAGATTATAAATATATGTCGTTTAAGCTTCACTATGATTTCAGGCAGTAGTTATCAGAAACTGATCGAGAGGAGCAGATTGATCGCAGAACGACTTACCGTGATGTCATCCAATCCAAGTTTGAAATCTCCAAACTCAAGGATATCACCAAAGTCCAAACCAAGTTTATTTGTGAAATACAGCCATTCAAGACGTATCCCGATATCAATTGATTTCGGGAAAGATCCGTAATTTTTAAAAGGTATGTATTCTATGCCATATCCAATATGCCAGGTATTTGGCAATAGGTTATAGAGTTTGTGCCACGTAGGTCTCCGCACCCATGGAGTATCCGGATGTTCAATTTTTTCTCCGTCTCCTTCGATATTTTCAATCCGGTAAAAACTAATTCCATAACCTGCTTTCACATAGAATTGCAAGTCTTTAGTTGTAATATTATATCTCATACTACCCACATATTCCCAGAAATTCAGATCAGTTCGAAGTTTGAATGGTTCGGGACGATTCGTTAATGAAATATCAATTGCTATTTCACTTCTGGAATGACGGATTGTATTCTCTGTTACAAAATATTTTCCCAGATAGAAATTCACACCCATTCTTGGTGATACTGCCGGTTTCACTTCTATGTCTATATTGGTCGACACAGAATCGAGAGCCGGATCAAGCTCTATCACTTTGCTATAAATTTCATAATACTGCTCCGGATGAAAAATAAGAGCAAAGTACTCTTCGGGTAAAAACTGATATGCAACTCCCCCATTGAAACCTATGAACCTGAAGGGTATCTTTTCTTTTGTATAAAATGTCGGTATTGATTTTTTCAAGGTCGCCCTGAACGGTGCCGCTGCAACTCTCCAAATAAAATCAAACGGTGGAACATTGGAAAGGAGAGGAAAGGTCAGGTTGAGGTATCCAAGGTCGTTCATGTAGCTATCTTCCAGTGTAACAGGGAAATAGGAACTCAATTTATGGGGATAGTACGGGTGGTAGCGGGAATTACTCCCTGCTTGGTTCCATCCAACTGTATAGGTAGGTGTAAAAGGTGACATGTTCCCTGTATCAGCATTTTTGACCACACCGGCAAAAGGAGATATCGAAGCGGGATAACCCCAATGTATGGGGAACATGAGCCAGCCCCAGGTATGACGAATTGATGGTTTTGTTCGCAGAAGCGGATAAATCGTTTCCCAATCAGGCACAATACAAATTCTGTCCGGTCGGTTCATGGGTAGGACACTACCTCTTTTTAAAGAACCGTCGGACATAAATATTTCAAGAGAATCAAGGGAGTTCAAATATTCGGAATAATTGAATCTACGTGACACTAATTCTGTTGCTCCAGCAGGTCCTACTTCTTTAAACAATCCGGTAAAGGGATATGAACCATGTGAGTCTCTATTCTTACCACCCGGCTTTGCGAGTAGCTGATCATTTCCTTTATCATCTCCGCCGATATATACCACCGGGTGGGTGTTGATCTCTTTTTCTTCATTACTTATATACGCTCGTTCACGGATCTTTTTATCGATCCAATCCTCCCCCATTCGTTCATATTCAAGCTTTTCAACCTGTCGGTTCCACATATCATATGGTGAATAAACATTCGGATCTGCATAATTCATCATCATGACTTTATAATGGAAACAATACTCGACCCGTTTTATCACAAGCTGGTTATCCCACTTCTCATCAGCCACCTTATCTCTATTGATCGGTTTATCATGTAATCCTACGCCCTTGAGTAACCTACCGATTTCCTGTTCGATGAGTAAGGTCTCAACTCTGTTTAAAGGTGAAATAACGATATTAATATGTTCCCAATCACCTTCATGATCATTTCCACCGTCATTGTATGGATAGAAAAACCAATACTGAAGAAGAAACTCATACCCGAGAAGCGAGTTATCCATCTTTGAATAAACACCTCGTATAAAAGGATGCACAAAAGTCATTACATAACTCAAAAACCGTTTCTTAAGTGTTTGGGTCAATGTGTTGGAATAGTGCTCTTTCCAGGTCTCTTCATCCTCACCCGGGAAGTCAAAATAGAAAACTTTATACTGCAGAAAATCAGGTTTCCTGGAATCAGATATCAAAAGCGGACTGGGATTTAATGGATCAAATTCATCGAGTAAGTTCAGATATTTGCAGTCATCATTTTCAATAACCGGAGGTTTCGAGAGACAATCAATACTATCCGATTTGAGAAATTGAAGCGGACACGGCTTTCCCATCTTACCAAAATTCACCGTTTGCATATCAACGATCTTAGCTCTATCGAGTGAGATATCCCACGTATCAACATATAAAGGATGATGAGGTTCGAGTATAAATTTTCTGAAATCCATCGGTGGAAGTGTAGTATTGAGTATCATATAGGGAGCAAATTTGATAGCCAGTCGCTGAAGGATTCCAAATCTGTTATCATCGATACCGTCAACCGGATTTATATCCTGATAATCAGGGCTGTTTTTATCTCCAAATAAAGCAAAATACTTGCTTGCAGGTGTTTGCTGAACGATCCTGGGATATGAAAGTTCGAGAAATTTAATATACTCATCCCTCGGTATAGTGGCAGCTTCAAGAATACTTACAACAAGGATAATGAATAATGAACCAATAACTAGTATTTTTTTATTCATAAGCGTTGCAATCCTAATTTGATCTGATAATTAGCTCGATTCTATAGATTAAAAATCACTTTTTTACTGGTTTATTGTAGCTTGCTGAAAACCTATATTTTGTTTTGATCCTTGCTCTGGCAGCTTAATCGCTCCGAATTGTTCTTCGTATTTTTTCAGATTTCGTTCTAAGAGCTGCATCAGTCGTTTTGCATGTTGAGGTGATAATATTACCCGGGAATAGATCGTTGCCTCAGGAACAGCTGGAAGAATTCTGCCAAAATCGACAACGAATTCTGATTGATTGAAATTCATGAATGCCACGTTTGAATAGATACCTTCCGAATGTTCTTTTGGTATATTGATCTTGATCTGCTGTTGCTTTTGTTCAGCCATGTTTCTCCTTTTCCAAAAAAAGTGGGACATTTATTTATGCCCTACTTTGAAATACAATAATATTTTTTTCAAGAATTTTATTTCATTTGATAACTAATCGAGGTCAAATTCGACACCTTGAGCAAGCGGCATCTTCTTACCCCAATTTATAGTGTTCGTCTGACGTCTCATATATGCTTTCCATGCATCACTGCCAGCTTCTCGACCGCCACCGGTCTCTTTTTCTCCACCAAACGCCCCGCCGATCTCAGCGCCGCTTGTACCAATGTTGACATTTGCAATACCGCAATCGCTTCCGCGATCGCTGAGGAACTGCTCTGCATATTGGATATTGTTGGTAAATATGGCTGATGAAAGTCCCTGCGGAACATCATTATGAAGTTCGATCGCCTGATCGATGTTCTTGATTTTTATCAGATACAGGATTGGTGCAAAGGTTTCTGCTTGAACGATCTGCATGTTATTTTGTGCAGTCGCAATCGTAGGAAGTACATAGCAACTTCCGGGAACACCTTCTGTTAATACTTCTCCACCATATATGATCTCGCCGCCCTGTTCCTCTATCTTCTCGAGGGCATTCTGATATGCTTTGACGGCAGATTGGTCAACTAAAGGACCCATAAGTACATCTGGATCGAGAGGATTTCCAATAGGTACTGAGCCATATGCTTTTTCAAGTTTCTTCACAAAATCATCAAAGATATCTTCGTGAAGAAGAACTCTTCTTGTCGATGTACAACGCTGCCCTGAAGTACCGACTGCACCGAAAAGCACAGCTTTGAGCGCCAGTTCGATATTTGCATCTTCCATAACGATGATCGCATTATTGCCGCCAAGTTCGAGAATGACTTTGCCGTATCTTTTTGCAGCTGCCTGATATACTCTCTTACCCATCTGACAGCTTCCTGTAGCGCTTATGAGCGGAATATTTTTATCATTGATGAGCTTCTCTCCGATTTCACTTCCGCGTCCGATAACAAGATTGAATATCGCTTTTGGAACATCCTGCGTTTCAAGAACCTGATGCACGATTTTTGTGACTGCAATTGCGGTTAAGGGTGTTGATGTTGAGGGTTTCCATATCATTGTGTCGCCGCATACTGCTGCAACAAAAGCATTCCAGGCCCAGACTGCGACGGGGAAATTGAATGCAGAGATGATGCCGATCACACCAAGCGGATGATATTGCTCAAACATTCTATGTTCTGGTCTTTCTGACTGTATCGTTGCGCCATAGAGTTGACGTGACATGCCAACTGCAAGATCAGCCATGTCGATCATTTCCTGGACTTCACCAAGCCCTTCTGTATAGATCTTTCCCATTTCCATAGTAACAAGTTGACCGAGTTCATCTTTATATTTTCTAAACTCGAGCCCGATCAGTCTGACGATCTCGCCCCGTTTAGGAGCAGGAATATTTCTCCAAATTTTGAATGCTTCCTGCGCTTTTTCTGCAACCTTGTCATAATCTTCTGCAGTTGCAGTTTTCACCTTACCAAGAATCGAATCATCGATTGGTGAAAACACGGTGACCTCTTCACCTTTTGTATGAAGCCAATCGCCGCAATATGCGCCGTGATTGACCTCTTTGATACCGAGTTTTTCAAGTATTTCTTTCATGTATCTCCTAATTAGAAACCACGAAATTCACGAAATAACACGAAAACAAAACTGGGACTAAAGTAAGTGCAAAATCAAATCTGCACTCGTTCCCAAACCCTTGCTTGGGGATGTAATACTTTATTGTTCTTAAAATTAGTTTCATCTTCCGTAATTCAATGATTTTCTTGGTTCTTCATAATCTTTTTTTCACTTATTTACTACCCAAGGCACTCTTACTATAAACAGATTTAATTATAATTTTCATAAACACAAATAATTTTTTAGTGTATTTCGTGCTTTTCGTGGTAAAATTTCAATTTATTCTTCTTCCATGAAGGGGTAACGATAATCGGTTGGGGGATTGAAATTCTCTTTGATGGTTCGCGGAGAAACCCAGCGAAGCAGATTGATCATATCGCCAGCTTTATCATTCGTGCCCGAAGCACGTGCACCACCAAATGGCTGCTGCCCGACAACTGCACCTGTCGGTTTATCATTAACATAGAAATTACCAGCTGCATTTCTGAGAATATCCTTTGCCAATAAGATCGCTTCTCTATCATTCGCAAATACCGCACCGGTCAATGCATAGGGTGATGTTTCATCGCAGAGATGGAGGGCTTCTTCGAATTTTTCATCTTTATAGACATAAATAGTAATGACAGGTCCGAATATCTCTTCCTGAATGGTTTTGAACTTCGGATTTGTCGTTAGAATGATAGTTGGCTCGATGAAGTAACCTTTCGAATCATCGAAATTTCCACCAACAATTATTTCCGCATCATTAGCTGCTTTTGCATATTTGATGTAATCTGTAATGGAATCATACGCTGCTCTATCGATCACAGCATTCACAAAATTAGTGAAATCCATGACATCACCCATCTTGAGTGATTTGATATCTTCGATAAGCGGATTCTTGATGTGGTCCCATACAGTTTTGGGTATATAAGAGCGTGATGCAGCCGAGCATTTCTGTCCCTGATATTCAAAAGCACCCCGAATAATTGCTACTTTGAGCACTTCGACATCTGCTGAAGTATGAGCAACGATGAAATCCTTACCACCGGTCTCACCAACGATTCGCGGATAGGTCTTATAATTCTGAATATTTCCGCCGATCATTTTCCACATACTCTGGAATGTTGCAGTGCTACCAGTAAAGTGCACACCTGCCAGATCAGGACTTTGTAGAACAGGATTACCAACCTGTGCACCTGAACCGGGAATAAAGTTAATGACACCATCGGGCACACCTGCTTCTTTGAATAATTTCATAAGATAATAACCGCTATAGACCGCAGATGACGCTGGCTTCCACAAAGACACATTACCCATGATTGCCGGTGCTGATGGCAGATTACCTGCGATGGATGTAAAGTTGAACGGTGTAACAGCAAAGATAAATCCTTCAAGTGCACGATGTTCAAGCATATTCCATATTCCAGCAGATGAGTTCGGCTGACGTTCATAGATCTTCATTGCATAGTACGTATTGAAACGGAAAAAGTCTATGAGTTCACATGCAGAATCGATCTCTGCCTGGAACGCATTTTTGCTTTGCGTGAGCATGGTCGCAGCATTAAGGATCGGACGATACTTCGTGGCAAGGAGCTGTGCAGCTCTCTGAAAGATCGCTACACGATCTTCCCATGGCATATCTGCCCATTTCTGTCGTACTTCCAATGCAGCATCGATCGCCATCTGAACTTCCTTGGCTCCTGCCTTGTGATATTTGCCAATAAGATGTTTGTGATCATGAGGAATCCTGCATTCTCCGAGATTTCCGGTTTTGATCTCTTTTCCACCAATAATGAGTGGAATTTCGATCTCCTTGCTCATCATCTCTTTGAGGGTTTGTTTAAGTAGTGTCTTTTCGGGTGAACCCGCACGATAACCGAGGATCGGTTCATTCGTCGGGAAGGGCACCTCCAATTTTGCATTAGGCATGAACATACCTCCTGTTTATTTTTGTAAAAATTCGTTTAACTCGATTAATATACTGTCTATTTGTTCTTCGGTGAAGTCCTTTTCCTGCATGAGTTCTTCAAGCGACCCCCAGACCGGTTCTCCACACATAACGCACACAATATTTTTCTTCGAAAGGAATTCCTGAGCAGTGGGATACTTCTCTAATATTTCCTCGATCCACATATCTTTTGTAATGAGTTTCTCAGCCATTGCTGTCACCACGTATTTTATTTTAGATTAGCTTCTAAGGTGACGTATAATTTCGTGTCAAGTTCTTGCCCGATTTGTACCCATATTTGAGAGAAACCACTAAATACACGAAAAATAATTTCACGCAAAGAGCGCAAAGAAAAGATGCAGAGATCGCTGAGATTAACAATAAAAAAAGCGTGTCATTCCTGCGGAAGCATGAATCCAGCAAATAACTGAGGTGTCAAGGACCATTCAGTGACACCATAAGCTCATAACAGTCAGGGAGTGGTCCCTGACTGCTCGATAAATTTTAGAACGTGTATATCATTTCACCGCCTGTTAAGAAAATGCGTTTAGAAATTTTGTAAAAATGGATATGAAATAAAATTTGACAACAAGAAATGTATTTTTTTTTAAAACACTCAAAGGAATTGAAACAGTTTGTATAAAGAAGCGGAAAAGAGAGCATGTGACAGTTTGCAAAACTCCGCTTGAATTTTAAACAAGGAAAAAGTGATAAATAAAATGAGAAAGCAAATTTGGTATAATAAACACAATACGCTTATTTATTTGTTATGCACAATATAAAAACACAAACAAACGTAACAAGAACAAAAGGAATAAATAACATGAAAAACAAAATCATATTTACTTTAACCATAACACTAATTGTTGTCTTTTCAAGTTGCTCGAAAGACGGTGGTTTAGTCGATAGTTTAGAAAATGCGATAACATTTAACTATAATGGTCAAAACAGGGAATATTTATTTTACAAACCTGACAATTTGCCTGCAAACTCACCGTTGGTTGTTGTAATGCACGGATATACAGAAAGTCCAACAAGATACTTTAATTACATTGGATTTAATCAGATAGCAGACACCGCAAAATTTGCTGTTTGTTATCCCAAAGCAATAGACTTAACATGGGATATTAAAAATTTCAATTCGAAAGATCTCGGATTTGTAAAGGCATTAACACAAGAACTTCAAGTTCAACACTCGCTGAACCCGAATAAGACATTTGCTACGGGCTTTTCAATGGGTGGTGCTATGAGTAACCTTTTGGCATTAGATGAGTATAGTATTTTTACAGCCGTAGCACCAGTAGCGGGCTATGTATCTGCAGATGTTTGGAATGAAAAAAATCCTCAAATTCCAATTCCTGTATTTTTAATTCACGGAACAGATGACCAAGTAGTTAGTATTGACGGTTATTATGGCGGACCTTCTTTAGATTCACTAGCCAATTATTATGCTACACTCAATAATTGTACGACAACTAATACGAGTCAGTTCACAACGAACACAAATGCTACTTATCATGAAAATGGTACGAACGATAATGAAGTATGGTATTATAGAATTACAGGTCATGGCCATGTGTTTCCCGGAGACACCGATCCCAAAGCTATACCTTATGATAATTCAGGTTTTAATGGGGCAAAAGAAATATGGAGATTTTTCAGTAAATGGTAAATAATACTGTGCAAAACAATGTATATACAAAATAGGCGAGATAGTAGTAAACTCAAGGTTTGTAGCCCGTTCAAACAGCGTAGCGGTTTGACGGGAAGGAAACCCGCAATCTGCCACTACTCATACAATTTACCGTTAAACCGAAAAAGTTAAAATCCATTTTACCCCCCACAAAAAACCGATATACAACATTCCACCAATAACTCTTACAATGAAAGAACTTCCTCTTCAACTTCAATTTTTCATTTTTAATTTTTAATTTTGCATTTCGATCATCTCGCTTGACAGACAATTCAAAGAAAATCTATTCAAACATCTATAAAAACGAAAAGCAGAACATATGAAATTTCTAAAAAGATTCTCAACACAGGATTTGCTTTACATTGCGATCTTCAGCGCACTTGGTCTGGCGATCAAGCCGCTCATCACCCCTATCGCGCAAATGCTCTCCCGTATGCTGATGATAACGGGCGGCTC from the Candidatus Cloacimonadota bacterium genome contains:
- a CDS encoding aldehyde dehydrogenase family protein — its product is MKEILEKLGIKEVNHGAYCGDWLHTKGEEVTVFSPIDDSILGKVKTATAEDYDKVAEKAQEAFKIWRNIPAPKRGEIVRLIGLEFRKYKDELGQLVTMEMGKIYTEGLGEVQEMIDMADLAVGMSRQLYGATIQSERPEHRMFEQYHPLGVIGIISAFNFPVAVWAWNAFVAAVCGDTMIWKPSTSTPLTAIAVTKIVHQVLETQDVPKAIFNLVIGRGSEIGEKLINDKNIPLISATGSCQMGKRVYQAAAKRYGKVILELGGNNAIIVMEDANIELALKAVLFGAVGTSGQRCTSTRRVLLHEDIFDDFVKKLEKAYGSVPIGNPLDPDVLMGPLVDQSAVKAYQNALEKIEEQGGEIIYGGEVLTEGVPGSCYVLPTIATAQNNMQIVQAETFAPILYLIKIKNIDQAIELHNDVPQGLSSAIFTNNIQYAEQFLSDRGSDCGIANVNIGTSGAEIGGAFGGEKETGGGREAGSDAWKAYMRRQTNTINWGKKMPLAQGVEFDLD
- the pruA gene encoding L-glutamate gamma-semialdehyde dehydrogenase translates to MPNAKLEVPFPTNEPILGYRAGSPEKTLLKQTLKEMMSKEIEIPLIIGGKEIKTGNLGECRIPHDHKHLIGKYHKAGAKEVQMAIDAALEVRQKWADMPWEDRVAIFQRAAQLLATKYRPILNAATMLTQSKNAFQAEIDSACELIDFFRFNTYYAMKIYERQPNSSAGIWNMLEHRALEGFIFAVTPFNFTSIAGNLPSAPAIMGNVSLWKPASSAVYSGYYLMKLFKEAGVPDGVINFIPGSGAQVGNPVLQSPDLAGVHFTGSTATFQSMWKMIGGNIQNYKTYPRIVGETGGKDFIVAHTSADVEVLKVAIIRGAFEYQGQKCSAASRSYIPKTVWDHIKNPLIEDIKSLKMGDVMDFTNFVNAVIDRAAYDSITDYIKYAKAANDAEIIVGGNFDDSKGYFIEPTIILTTNPKFKTIQEEIFGPVITIYVYKDEKFEEALHLCDETSPYALTGAVFANDREAILLAKDILRNAAGNFYVNDKPTGAVVGQQPFGGARASGTNDKAGDMINLLRWVSPRTIKENFNPPTDYRYPFMEEE
- a CDS encoding DUF3467 domain-containing protein yields the protein MAEQKQQQIKINIPKEHSEGIYSNVAFMNFNQSEFVVDFGRILPAVPEATIYSRVILSPQHAKRLMQLLERNLKKYEEQFGAIKLPEQGSKQNIGFQQATINQ
- a CDS encoding PAS domain S-box protein; this encodes MESILIVEDEGLIASSIKNILRHLGYSETYIASSSTEAIQIIEDKNPDFVLADIVLEGDVNGIEMAKQIKEKYKIPLIYLTAHSDEKTIEKAKMSEPYGFITKPFKIEELRIALEIAFHKFKMEKKVLESEEKYHLLTEAVMDIIFSLDQKGKFTFISSAFDRITGLNGEKYIGKHFTSVLASERIEEALERFKQRLSGEELPLFETEIIRKGGKTISVEINTTSFDDKIVERKGFIGTIRDISKRKLSEEELKNTSNLLHQTQEELIQTKTLANLGVLAAGIAHEIRNPLANISALSQYSMRKFKLDEQMRNNLEAIMRSSERANGIIKDLLDFAKPRELKIDKISIIDIISRVCKLTEAKRLNQQVILQFGYEKNLPKIEIDGKQIEQTMMNIVMNSIEAMPKGGCLTINVKQVDGFISIAIQDTGRGIPKKNIDKIFNPFFTNKKEGVGLGLSVAHRIIQSHRGKVNVKSTYNKGTTFAIALPVHHDNRSL
- a CDS encoding sigma-54-dependent Fis family transcriptional regulator, giving the protein MSTILVVDDDKELQNTLQVILQSEGYIVLTADTGKKALQIIKSNAPNIVLLDIRLPDINGIKILEKVKKDIPDYECCIIILTAYGDIKGAIKSMKLGAFDYITKPFDNDELLLTIQKAIRSQQLKKEVQVLREKLEEKITYEKEMGTSFLIKDVLKKVSMIAPTNMSVIVQGKTGTGKEVIAHLIHKKSNRRCEEFIPIDCGAIPESLIESELFGYEKGAFTGAETAKMGKFEQADKGTLFLDEITNLPEPAQAKLLRAIEEKQVYHLGGKQSIRVDVRILTASNVDLNDAVHNGDFREDLYHRLNEFKIVLPLLKERKEDIPILAEIFLNEAKKEFDKGIDDFSSEAMKKLLKYHWPGNVRELKNIIKKAVLVEDGDHITPESLEFEEEPVTEPSKQHSIERFTKNIIDRKQTLKEITSKLNTDIEREIILSVLREVHFNKTIAAKILEIDRNTLYKKLKELDIKA
- a CDS encoding DUF1858 domain-containing protein → MAEKLITKDMWIEEILEKYPTAQEFLSKKNIVCVMCGEPVWGSLEELMQEKDFTEEQIDSILIELNEFLQK